Proteins encoded within one genomic window of Gadus chalcogrammus isolate NIFS_2021 chromosome 6, NIFS_Gcha_1.0, whole genome shotgun sequence:
- the ubox5 gene encoding LOW QUALITY PROTEIN: RING finger protein 37 (The sequence of the model RefSeq protein was modified relative to this genomic sequence to represent the inferred CDS: inserted 1 base in 1 codon) gives MVINLCLPHFMTTVHCDKLCADGYDVTNLVSADPAVRRRGFKLEYFLRPPVQVTLNFGFQVELCRVDVELWPWGMDLGQACKRVEVSTCPDPVPPPSAPSQGQTQKGSSQKAGVRHSGADQTPATQQQGDRRTKKKSGASKPSMNARKEADRTGVPLRPPQPINVKIITISPHTNNHQHLHPPEQEFKMVGRTELREETRVCFSNPGFRARPPFPSPAPPAGPGPCLREELWSRGLLSLGAVRQLRVTLPFGGSASALGLKGLARWVPRGALLPGCGCWERLRGAQEAGERPPPRPTLFAASSDETTRPLPSPSLPEEFLDPLTQEFMTLPLLLPSGVSVDHTTLEEFQKREATWGRPPXEPFTGVPFTAAIVKSLSPIPHLKGPLRFLLQTGAALGGKTLDLGTDNSIDAGSHGNGKRLLQITDNESDEGKAEHEKDALNAQTKWSSDGACVSLAVRKDNHMAFSDKLPASSSSSPLNMSVRSELEPKPKRKRTDSNSTPSSCSHEERLSSSLDEALLTVLQGRPSFASKPTTHTLQRPHPADEVPPDSSKHTHGTATAAPVLTDEKQCSACSGSLSLYSSSSLAVYRLSCGHLLCRTCLQGRCRPPNPANASANPSMVSCPTCRRPTPSGEITRVHH, from the exons ATGGTGATAAATCTCTGCCTGCCACATTTCATGACCACAGTCCATTGCGATAAG CTGTGCGCAGATGGCTATGATGTCACCAATCTTGTTTCTGCTGACCCGGCTGTCCGCAGAAGAGGCTTTAAGCTGGAGTACTTCCTTCGTCCACCAGTACAG GTGACGCTGAACTTTGGCTTCCAGGTGGAGCTATGCCGGGTGGATGTCGAGCTGTGGCCTTGGGGCATGGACCTAGGACAGGCCTGCAAGAGGGTGGAGGTCAGCACCTGCCCTGACCCGGTACCTCCACCCTCAGCTCCAAGCCAGGGGCAGACTCAAAAGGGGAGCTCTCAGAAAGCAGGTGTGCGGCACTCTGGTGCAGACCAGACCCCAGCCACCCAACAGCAGGGGGATCGGCGCACT aaaaagaagagtgGAGCGAGCAAGCCCTCGATGAATGCCAGGAAAGAAGCCGACCGTACCGGGGTTCCGCTTCGTCCACCGCAACCCATAAACGTCAAGATCATCACCATCTCCCCTCATACCAATAATCATCAGCACCTCCATCCCCCAGAGCAGGAGTTCAAAATGGTGGGTCGCACTGAGCTCAGGGAGGAGACCCGGGTCTGCTTCTCCAATCCGGGGTTCAGGGCCCGGCCCCCCTTCccgtccccggcccccccggcggGCCCCGGGCCCTGCCTGCGGGAGGAGCTGTGGAGCCGGGGGCTGCTGTCGCTGGGCGCGGTCAGGCAGCTCCGCGTGACGCTGCCGTTCGGGGGCTCGGCCTCGGCGCTGGGGCTCAAGGGCCTGGCTCGGTGGGTGCCACGCGGCGCGCTGCTGCCGGGTTGCGGATGTTGGGAGCGGCTCCGCGGGGCCCAGGAGGCCGGCGAGAGGCCGCCGCCTCGCCCGACGCTCTTCGCGGCCTCGAGCGACGAGACGACGCGGCCGCTGCC ctccccctccctgccGGAGGAGTTCCTCGACCCCCTGACCCAGGAGTTCATGACCCTGCCGCTGCTGCTCCCCAGCGGGGTGTCTGTGGACCACACCACCTTAGAGGAGTTCCAGAAGAGGGAGGCCACCTGGGGGAGACCCC AAGAACCCTTCACCGGGGTGCCCTTCACTGCGGCAATCGTCAAAAGCCTCTCCCCAATTCCCCACCTGAAAGGCCCCTTACGCTTCCTCctccagacgggggccgccTTAGGAGGGAAG ACACTCGACCTCGGTACAGACAACTCCATTGATGCTGGAAGTCATGGTAACGGGAAGAGACTGTTGCAGATCACGGACAATGAATCTGATGAAGGAAAGGCTGAGCATGAAAAAGATGCTTTGAACGCTCAGACTAAATGGTCATCAGACGGTGCTTGTGTGTCCCTGGCTGTTCGTAAAGATAACCACATGGCTTTCAGTGACAAACTTCCAGCATCTTCGTCATCATCACCGCTGAATATGTCAGTCAGGTCTGAATTGGAGCCAAAACCAAAAAGAAAGAGAACCGATAGCAATTCCA CTCCCAGCAGCTGCTCCCATGAGGAACGTCTGTCCTCCAGTCTGGATGAGGCCCTACTAACTGTGCTGCAGGGCCGACCTTCCTTCGCCTCCaagcccaccacacacactttgcaGAGACCCCACCCTGCCGACGAAGTGCCACCCGATTCCTCCAAGCACACCCACGGAACAGCTACTGCAGCACCTGTGTTAACCG ATGAGAAGCAGTGTTCAGCTTGTTCCGGATCCCTCTCCCTatactcctcttcctcgctgGCCGTCTACCGCCTCTCCTGCGGTCACCTGTTGTGCCGCACCTGTCTGCAAGGGAGATGTAGACCACCGAACCCTGCCAACGCATCAGCCAATCCCAGTATGGTATCGTGCCCCACATGCCGACGCCCCACCCCCAGCGGCGAGATAACACGTGTGCACCACTGA
- the LOC130384430 gene encoding vasotocin-neurophysin VT 1-like, whose protein sequence is MPSSVFPLCVLGLLALSSACYIQNCPRGGKRALADGELRQCMPCGPGDRGRCFGPNICCGQEFGCLLGSPGIAQCVEENYLLTPCQAGGNPCGSKGGRCAASGLCCNAESCAVSSECLEELQPAEPHGSTGNGNSPAELLLRLLHVATRGQTEY, encoded by the exons ATGCCTTCCTCCGTCTTTCCGCTGTGCGTCCTGGGACTGCTGGCGCTGTCCTCGGCGTGCTACATCCAGAACTGTCCCCGCGGCGGGAAACGCGCTCTGGCGGACGGAGAGCTGCGACAG TGCATGCCATGCGGACCCGGGGACAGGGGTCGCTGCTTCGGCCCCAACATCTGCTGCGGTCAGGAGTTCGGCTGCCTGCTGGGCTCCCCGGGCATCGCTCAGTGTGTGGAGGAGAACTACCTGCTGACCCCCTGCCAGGCGGGAGGGAACCCCTGCGGCTCTAAAGGAGGACGGTGCGCTGCTTCGGGTCTCTGCTGTAACGCAG AGAGCTGTGCAGTGTCCTCTGAGTGTCTTGAGGAGCTGCAGCCAGCAGAGCCTCATGGCTCAACGGGGAATGGGAACTCGCCTGCGGAACTGCTGCTGCGCTTGCTGCACGTAGCCACCAGAGGGCAGACTGAGTACTAA
- the ccl27b gene encoding C-C motif chemokine 27b, giving the protein MDLKAVVFFICLAALCLTSTEAGIPKCCLQTAKKISAHMLSKVEKWEVQQNNGVCFIQALVLYIRGRKKPVCADLGIKRLLKRRLRVGSNRAV; this is encoded by the exons ATGGATCTAAAAGCTGTGGTTTTCTTCATCTGCCTGGCTGCTCTGTGTCTCACTTCCACTGAGG CGGGCATCCCAAAATGCTGTCTCCAGACAGCAAAGAAAATCTCAGCTCACATGCTGTCGAAGGTGGAGAAATGGGAAGTTCAGCAAAACAACGGTGTATGTTTCATCCAAGCCCTTGT GTTGTATATTAGAGGTCGCAAGAAGCCTGTATGTGCAGATCTGGGGATCAAGAGATTGCTCAAGAGAAGGCTGAGAGTTGGATCAAACCGTGCTGTCTGA